The Polaromonas sp. SP1 DNA window GCTCGCGCTGGCCTCGCTGCTGTTCTTCAACCGTGCGACGGCCTTCGACATCACCGCCCTGTATTTCTGCGGCTCCTACGCACTCGGCATGCTGGCCTTCTGGGCATCCCGCAATCTGGGCGCACGGCGCGGCTTCTGGTTCGCCACCATGGCGGTCATGGGTGCTCTGGCCCTGGCGCTCGATTTCAGGGGCCGCCTCGTGGTCGCGCTGGTCACCGCCTTCGGGCTGGTGGGGCTTTCCAGTCTTCAATCCGACGCCTGGCCGGTGCGCTGGCTGCAGCAGCGCCGCCTGGTGCAACTTGGCCGCATCTCGTACTCGGTGTTCCTCATCCACTTCCCGGTGTGCCTGTTGGTCAACGCTGTCGTTGGCTACTTCTGGCCAACGCAGCTTGCTGCCAACGTGGCGGGTTTGCTGTTGGCGTTCATGCTTTCGCTGCTGGCTGGCAGCGTGCTCTACCGATGGGTAGAGTGCCGGCCCGTGCTCGAGGGCCATGGCTGGATTCGCCGCATTTTTGCGAACTAAAAACGGCTCTAGCCCAGACGCCACCTGGGCATCTAGCTATCAAATTGGTAGCGCAGCCGGTTGCGGCCCAACGCACAGGCTCAGCGCCTGAACATCTCCAGCTTCAACTCCGCAGGCTCGCCCAGCCATGAGGCATGCGTCGTGTGGTCCGCCAGGTCATCGCCGGTCAGGCCATGCACAAACACATCGAGCCCTTTGCGTTCGCTCTCCAGCCACGGGATGAGGCGGTCAAACTTCTCACTGTCAAACGCCAGCTGGCAGCTCCACCGCGGATGCGGCCCGACCTCGCGCTCATGCACACGCCCCACGGCCACGCCAAAAAGCTCGCCCGCCTTTTCGCACAGCGCGCGCGCCTGCTCGGTCTTTCCGGGGCCGAAATAAACATGGGCGTGATAGCGGGCGAAGAGGTTTTCGGGGCGTTGGGTCATGGGTGGCGAAATGCGTTGTCGCTGATCTGGGAACCCATTATTTGCGGCCTGCGCAGGCTGTGTTGCGAAAGGGGCTTTGACTGCATATACTGTATATATATACAGTTTTTACTCGGCCATTTCCAGTCTCCACACGCCCATTTCCAGGCAACCCACCATGTCCGACGCCACCATCCCCATCCACGCCATCAAAGGCCGCGGCACGGCCACGCGCATGCCGCACCGGTTTGAAAAAGACGTGCGCAGCGCGTGGGACGACGGCTGGGGCACGCTGGAGGGCGATGCGGCGGGCGAGGCGCCGCGGATTGAAACCAGCGTGACGATGGAAGACGCGCGCAGCGCCATCGTCGGCAACGACTCGCCGGACATCTTTTTTGACTACAGCATCAACCCCTACCGTGGTTGTGAGCACGGCTGCGTGTACTGCTATGCGCGGCCCACGCACAGCTATCTCAATCTTTCGCCCGGGCTGGACTTTGAAACGAAGATCATCGCCAAGCGCAACATTGCCGAGGTGTTGCGCGCCGACCTGCGCAAGCGCAGCTATGTGCCGCGCCTGCTCAATATCGGCTCGGCCACCGACTGCTACCAGCCCGCCGAGCGCGAGCTGCGCCTGACGCGCAGCATCATCGAGGTGATGCAGGAAGTGAAACACCCGTTCTCGCTGATCACCAAATCCAGCGGCGTAGAGCGCGACCTGGATTTGCTGGCGCCGCTGGCCGCCGACAAGCTGGCCGCAGCCTACGTGACCATCACCACACTCGACGGCGAGCTGGCGCGCAAACTGGAGCCGCGCGCGGCCGCGCCGCACCGGCGGCTGCGCACCATTCGCACGTTGGCAGAGCACGGCATTCCAGTCGGCGTGAGTGTGGCGCCGCAAATCCCGTTTGTGAACGACGACATGGAGCATGTGCTGGAGGCGGCCTGGGAGGCGGGCGCGCGCAGCGCCTTCTACACCGTGATCCGCCTGCCCTGGGAGGTGGCGCCCATCTTCAAGGAATGGCTGGAGCTGCACTACCCGCAGCGCGCCGCGCGCATCATGGCCCGCATCCACGAGATGCGCGGCGGCAAGGATTACGACGCCGATTTCGCCACGCGCATGAAAGGCCATGGCCTGTGGGCAGAGCTGATCAAGCAGCGCTTTGAGAAAGCCTGCAGCCGCATCGGCTTTAACCGCCAGCGCATTGAGCTGGACCTGAGCCGTTTTCAACCGCCAGGCCCGCCCGGCACGGCGGGGCAGGGCAGCCTTTTCTGAGGGAAGGCTATAGTCCAAAAAACGTGTGCATCACACCTCATGCCGTCTAAAGATAAAAGGAGTTCATCTTGGCCCTAGAGTGGAAATATTCATCGGAAGGCATGACCGCTGCGGACTGGGAAGAGTTGTCGAACCTCTACCGCATTGCGCCGCTCGGCGAGAAGAAGCCCGCCGACCTCCAGCTTGTGTTTTCCAACAGCATGTTCAAGTGTTTTGTGTATGACGCGGGCAACCTGATTGCGGCCGGGCGCGCCGTCGCAGATGGAAAAGACTGCTCTTACATCTGCGACATCGCGGTTGCACCCGACCGCCAGGGCTCTGGCCTGGGCAAGGAGATGGTGGCGGCGCTGGTGCGGCTTTCCCAGGGCCACAAAAAGATCATCCTGTATGCGGTGCCCGGCAAAGAGCCGTTCTACCGCAAGCTCGGCTTCAAGCGCATGGCGACGGCCATGGCGATCTTTGCCAACCAGGAGCAGGCGCTCAAGGACGGCTTGCTCACCGACAACTGAGCGCGCAGGGATTCACCCAGGTGGAAAGCACCCGCATCCTCATCAGCCTTCAGGAGCAGACCCTGCGCCTGTTCCGCAGCAGCGAGCTGCTGCGCGAATACCCGGTATCCACCGCCCGCAACGGCGCAGGCGAAATGCAGGGCAGCGCCTGCACGCCGCGGGGTCTGCATGTCGTCCGCGCAAAGATAGGCGCGGGCCGCGAGATGGGCACGGTGTTTGTCGGTCGCAGGCCCACGGGCGAGGTGTGGAATGCCGAGCTGGCCGAAGCCAATCCGGAACGGGACTGGATACTCACCCGCATCCTCTGGCTGTGCGGCCGCGAGCCCGGCAAGAACCGCTTTGGCGAGGTCGACACCATGCGCCGCTATATCTACATCCACGGCTGCCCTGACGATGCGCCCATGGGCGAGCCCTTGTCGCATGGCTGTGTGCGCATGCGCAACGCCGATGTGGTTGAACTGTTTGATCTGGTGGCGCCCGGCACCGAGGTGGTGATCGACTGTTAACGCAGGTAGCTTCGGTTCAGCCGCACTTCAAGCTTTTTCTGCAGCGTCTCAAACGAGGCGCTCATCGCCCAATAAATGCCTGCTGCCGCCAGGTACAGCGGAAAGGGCTGGAAGGTCGTGGCAATCACTTCCTTGGTCGCCAGCATCAGCTCGCCCACCGCAATCACCGACACCAGCGAGGTGTCCTTGATCAGGCTGATCAGGCTGTTGGAGAGGCTGGGCACGGCCAGGCGCAGGGCCTGTGGGCCGATCACGTAGCGCAGCGTTTGCGCCTGCGTCAGGCCCAGGCTGCGGGCCGCATTCCACTGGCCGTGTTCCACGCCGTTGATCGCGCCGCGAATCGTCTCTGACAGGTAGGCGCCTACGTTCAGGCTCAGGCCCAGGATGCCCGCGCTGATCGGGTCGAACTGGATGCCGATGCTGGGCAGGCCGAAGTAGATGACAAAGAGCTGCACCAGCAGCGGCGTGCCGCGCATGCAGCTGACATACAGCGTCGCAAACTGCGAAAGCACGGGCACCTTTGCCAGCCGGGTGACGGCCACGAGGGTGCCGATGATGGCACCGAAGAAAACAGACGCTACCGCCAGCAGCAGCGTCCACGCCGCTCCCTTGAGCATCAGCGGCAAAGCGTCGCGCAGCAACTGGGTCAAGCCGGTCAGGTCCATACGGGGTCTCCACAAATAAAAACCCCGGCGCAGAGCCGGGGTGTATCAGGCACCTGCCAAAGGGCGGCGCGCGGCTGATCGAATGTTACTTCGCTTATTTCGTTGCGACAGGCGGCTTGCTCACGTCGCGGTCAAACCACTTGGTGGAGATCTTCGCGAAGCTGCCGTCGGCCTGCAGATCGGCCAGGGCCTTGTCGATGGCGGCCTTGAACTTCGGGTTGTTCTTCACGAAAGGAATGCCGGACTTTTCCAGGTCGCCGACCGGCGCGCCGGGCTTGAGCGGCAGCTTGGTCTGCTTGACGATGTAGGGGATCAAGAGGCTGTCGTTCAGCGCTGCGTCGATACGGCCCAGTGCCAGGTCCTGCAGGTACTCTTGCGCGCCTGGGTAGGTCTTGACGTCGATGCCGCCCACCTTCTTGGCGATGTCGGCGTAGTTGGTGCCCTGGCCGAGGCCGAGCTTTTTGCCTTTGAGGTCGGCCAGTGATTTGAACTCGCGTTTTTCGTCCTTGCGGATGATCAGCTGCGGGGCCGAGATGGTGTAGGGCTCGGAGAAGTCAAAGGTCTCCTTGCGTTTGTCGGTGATGCCGACCTGGTTGATCACCACGTCGTACTTGCCGGCCTGCAGGCCCGCAAGGATGGCGCTCCATTCGCTGGTCGAGAACTCGGCCTTGACGCCCAGCTTTTGCGCGAGCGCATTGGCCAGTTCCACTTCAAAGCCGGCGAGCTGGCCGCCTTCCTTGTAGTTAAAGGGCGGGTAGGTGCCTTCGAGTGCGACCTTGAGTGTGCCGCGCTGCTTGACGGTGTCGAGCAGGTCGGCGGCGCTGGCGCCCAAAGCGAGTGTCAAAAGGAGCGTGGAAGCGACAGCTTTACGGATATTCATATTCAACCCTTGCATAAGAGAATTGTTATTGAGATGAAAACTGAATATTAAATCTGCCGCCACTTTGGTGCATGGCGAGGGCCAAAGGCCCTACAGGGAATCCGGGTGCTTCACGCGTGGCGCATACCGGCTCAGGGCTTGGTGCAGTTCGCGTAGATATCCAGCGCGGGTTTGTAGACACTGGTCTGCACATTCATCAGGCCGAGCACTGAATGAAAGTAGTTGTCGTGGCTCACCATGGTGTCCAGCTGTTGTTTCAGGCAGGCAGTGGTCAGCTTGTTGCGCTGCTCGAATTCGGGCGAGAGCCAGGTGATCCACGGCACGCGCTTTTGCACTTCAGGCGCAATGCCCCAGGGCATGCCGTGGAGGTAGAGGTTGTTCTCGCCCAGCGACTCGCCGTGGTCGGCCAGGTAGAGCAGGGCGGGTGCACTGCGCGCTTCCTGCTTTTTCAGCCACTGGATGGAAGAGGCCAGCAATTTGTCGGTGTAGACGATGCTGTTGTCATAGGCATTGAGCAGGCCTTCGCGGCTGCAGCTTTGCAGCGCGTTGTCGGTGCACTCGGGCAGGAATTTTTTGTCGGCTTGCGGCGAGCGTTTGTAATACGCCGGGCCGTGGCCGCCCATCTGGTGCATCACCACCACCACGCCTTTGGCGCGCCGCTCGGCCGGCAATGCGGCGATGCGCTCGTCAATGCCGTGCAGCATCACTTCGTCAAAACATTCGCCGCTGTCGCACAGGCCCGGCACCTTGAGTGCCACCGTGTTCACGTTGGGCACGCGGTCGCACACGCCTTTGCAGCCTGACTGGTTGTCGATCCACAGCACGGCCAGGCCCGCACGCTGCAGCACGTCCAGCATGCCTTCGTAGTTGGCGGGCCGGGAGTCATAAGCCTCGCGGCCGAAATTGGAGAACATGCAGGGCACCGATGCTGCGGTGCTGGTGCCGCAAGACCACGCATTGCGCAGGCTCACCACGTCTTCTTTTGCGAGCAGGGGGTTGGTGGGCCGGCCGTAGCCGTTGAGCGAAAAGTTGGCGCTGCGCGCTGTCTCGCCCAGCACCAGCAGCAGTAACGGGGGCTTGGTTTGCGCGGTGTAGCGGGCCCCCAGTTTGGCGTCTTCACCCAGCGGCAGCACGATGGATTCGTCGCGCTGGAAAGGTTTGGCCGCGATGGAACCCAGCGCGTAGAAGGAGTTGAGCGGGTTGATCAGGTAGCGCACATGCGTGTAGTTGCGCATGACCGAGGCGATGCTCTGGAAGAACAAAAATACCACCAGCACCAGCAGCACGCAGGCGCCTGTGGAGGTGGCCGCGTTGGCGAGCACTTGCCGCGCGGCGCCGGCGCGCCTGACTTTTTGCCGCCACACAAAAATCATCGGCAAGACCGCCAGCACCAGCACCGTGGCCAGCAGGCGCCAGTTCATCAGGTCGCGCGTTTCGCGCACATCGGTCTGCAGCGTGTTGACCATCATGGTCTTGTCGATGACGACGCCGTAGGCCATCATGAAATACGCGCCGAAAGCGGCCGACAGCAAAAAGAGCGTGACGGCCGGTTTGAGCGTCCAGCGCCAGGCCAGCAGGCTGAGCAGCGCCGTGGTGGCCAGTGCAATCACCAGCACCAGGGCCGTGCTGATCACCACAACCTGGCCGCCGGTCAGGCCCGGCAGGCGGGTCAGCTCGCGCCACAAGGCCACGTTGCACACCGTCGCGATCCACAAGCTTGCCATGACCACCAGCCACAGCGGCCGCATGCCGGGGTTCTGGCGGACGGTGGGCAGATGGACGGGCCGCGATGCGGAGGATGCAGAAGAGGAGGGGCGCAGCGGCATAGCGCTGGATTGTATTGGGGCGGCCTTAACGGGGGCTTAACGGTGGCTTAGGGCCGCTTCATGACGTTCAGCCGGGAACAGGCAGCCCCAGCTGCCGCGCGTGGTGGCGCAGGTGCTCGTCCATAAAGGTCGCGATGAAGTAATAGCCATGGTCATAGCCGGCATGGCGGTGCAGCGTCAGCGGCTGGCCCGCTTTGGCGCAGGCCGCTTCAAAGCGCTCGGGGTACAGCTGCTCGGCCAGGAATTTGTCGTCCAGCCCCTGGTCTATGCGGATGCCGCCCGGGTAGGGCGCTGCGGGCATGAGGTTCATCAGGGCGGTGGCGTCGTGTTCAACCCAGTTTGATTCGTCGCTGCCGAGGTAGCCGGTGAATGCCTTGCGTCCCCAGGGGCACTGGCTGGGTGCGCAGATGGGCGCAAAGGCCGAGACGGAATTGAAAAGATCAGGATGCCTGAGCGCGAGCGTCAACGCGCCGTGGCCTCCCATCGAATGGCCGAAGATGCCGATGCGTGCTGCATCCATCGGCAGCGCGCCCGTCAGCAGTGGCAGCAGCTCCGCGGTGATGTAACTCTCCATGCGGTAGTGCTGCGACCACGGCGCTTGCGTGGCATCAAGATAAAAACCGGCGCCCCGGCCGAAGTCCCAGCTGTCGGTTTCGCCCGGAATTTTGGCGCCGCGCGGGCTGGTGTCAGGCGCGATCAACGCCAGGCCCAGCTCGGCCGCCAGGCGCTGAGCGCCAGCTTTGATCATGAAAGTTTCTTCGTTGCAGGTCAGGCCCGCCAGATACATCAGTGCCGGCACCTTCTCCCCGGCCACGGCTTGTGGCGGCAGGAACACCGAGAACTTCATCGGCAGGCCAACCTCGCGTGAGTCGTGCTGGTAGAAACGCTGCACGCCGCCGAAGCAGCCGTGTTCGCCGAGGAGTTCTAGAGTTGTTGCCATTGGGAGGTCTTCACAAGCAGGAGCCGCGGAACCGGCTTTGCCGGACCGCAGGCGGGCGCCCCTTGAGGGGGCAGAGAGCTACACGAAGTGAGCGAACGTGGGGGCTTGCATTAGTACAGGACCACACCACGAATCGATTCACCGCTCTTCATCAAATCAAACCCCTTGTTGATATCTTCCAGCGGCATGGTGTGCGTGATCAGGTCGTCGATATTGATCTTGCCCTCCATGTACCAGTCCACAATTTTCGGCACATCGGTGCGGCCGCGCGCGCCGCCGAAGGCCGAGCCTTCCCATTTGCGGCCGGTGACGAGCTGGAAGGGGCGGGTGCTGATCTCGGCGCCGGCCTCGGCCACGCCGATGATGATGCTGCGGCCCCAGCCCTTGTGCGTGCATTCCAGCGCCTGGCGCATCACCTTGGTGTTGCCAATGCATTCAAAACTGTAGTCGGCGCCGCCGTCGGTCAGCTGCACGATGGCGTCGACCACGTTCTCGGTCTCTTTCGGGTTGATGAAATGCGTCATGCCGAATTTGCGCGCCATCTCTTGCCGCGCGGGGTTGATGTCGACGCCGATGATCTTGTCGGCGCCGACCATCTTGGCCCCCTGGATCACATTGAGGCCGATGCCGCCCAGGCCGAACACCACGACGCTGGCGCCGGCTTCGACCTTGGCGGTGAAGAGCACCGCGCCAATGCCGGTGGTGACGCCGCAGCCGATGTAACAGACCTTGTCAAAGGGCGCGTCTTCGCGGATCTTGGCCAGCGAGATTTCGGGGGCGACGGTGTAGTTGCTGAAGGTGGATGTGCCCATGTAGTGAAAGATGGGCTTGCCGTCCAGGCTGAAGCGGCTGGTGGCGTCGGGCATCAGGCCCTTGCCTTGCGTGCCGCGAATCAGCTGGCACAAATTGGTTTTGCGCGACAGGCAGAACTTGCACTGCCGGCATTCGGGTGTGTAGAGCGGGATGACGTGATCGCCTTTTTTGAGCGTGGTCACGCCGGGGCCGACATCGACCACGATGCCCGCGCCTTCATGGCCCAGGATGGCCGGGAAGATGCCTTCCGGGTCGGCGCCCGAGAGCGTGTAGTAGTCGGTGTGGCAGATGCCGGTGGCCTTGATCTCGACGAGCACCTCGCCGAACTTCGGGCCTTGCAGGTCCACGGTTTCAATCGTCAGGGGCTGGCCTGATTTCCAGGCGACGGCGGCTTTGGTTTTCATGGTGTGGGGCTTGGGCTTGAGGTGGATGAGCAAGGATTCAGTGCGTCAGCCACTATAAGCCAGCACCCGGGCCGGCCCGTCACCTGGGTCCCTTCTGCAGGTACTCAGCTGTTTCATTTTGAGAAAACCTGTGCCTTGCGTGTTGCAAGCCGGCGCGCCGCCATGCAGGATTTTTCGGACTTATAAGTAAAAAAGCCGTCTAGCCCAATCACCATACGGGCAGACAGCTCCTTATTTGATAGCAAACGGTGCTGGCAGGCGACGCCTGCCCCGCATGGCTTCAGCAGCCTTAGCGGCCGATTTCCTTCAGGTACTGCGCGCGTGCGGCGATGGCCGTGTCGGTGAAGTCGGTGAACACGCCGTCAACGCCGGCGCGGTAGAAAGCCAGGTATTCGGCCTTGGGGTCGCCCTGGTAGTCGGCGGCCAGGCGGCGGCGCTCATCGCGGAAGGTGAAGGGGTGCACGAAGAGGCCTGCCTTGTGCGCATCGGCCACAAAGCTGGTGACGGCCGTCGAGGTGGAGTCGGCGTCGTTGAGTTTGCCGTCGCGGTTGATGTCGACCTGCTTGCCGTCGGCGCCGATGGTGCCCGTGGTGCTGATGATGTAGCGCTTCCAGGGGCCCACGCCGTCGGCGTAGGTTTTGATCTCGGCCAGGCCTGCGGGCGTGGTCAGCGCATCGAAGAAACGCTTGTCGCCGGCCTTGGTCCAGTCGTAAGGACGGTCGCTCGGCACGGCGAAGGTCACGCGGCCGGTTTTCGGGTCAATGCCGTCTCCGTCGATCAGCTGGATCAGTTTCGTGTTGAGGCCCTTGCTCTTCATGTACTTCAGGCTGCCCGGCTCAAACGACTGCACGTAGATGGGCGCGGTCTTGCTGTTCCATCCGGCGGCATTGATGATGGCAATCAGCTTGTCTTCCATCGGCAGGCCGAGTTCGCGGAAGTAGGTCGGGTTCTTGGTCTCGGGGTAGATCGCAATCGTGCGGCCGGTCTTGGCGGACTGGGCCTTGGCCATGTCGACGACCTCCTGAAAGGTCGGGATCCTGTACTGGCCGTTGAACTGCTGCGGGCGCTCGGCGTCGGTCGAGATCGCGCCCAGGGTGCGGATTTCAGCCAGCGTGAAGTCGTTGCTGAACCAGCCGGTCTGCGTTTCGCCGTCGACCTGGATGGTCTTCTTGCGCGAAGCAAATTCAGGGCGTTTGGCCACGTCGGTGCTGATGGCCAGGTTGGGGTCGTGGCGGGTGACGAGCACGCCGTCTTTTGTGACGACCAGGTCCATCTCGATCACGTCGGCGCCGAGTTCAATCGCGCGCACATAGGCCTCCATCGTTTCTTCGGGCACATAACCAGAAGCACCGCGGTGGGCGATGACCAGCGGCGCCTTGCCGTCCAGGGTGGAGAGGCCGGCTTGCGATGTCGTGCCTGAGGACGAGCACGCGGCCAGCACTACGCTGCTGCAAACAAGGGCGAGCAGGCTGCCTTGTTTCATCGTCAAGTTCAAGGCCTTGCGGGTCGATACGGTCATGGGTGCATCCCTCTACTTGTTAAAAGGCTGATCGTATGCGCCGGATCACGACAGGCATGTGACAGTGTGTGTGGCGATGATGTCTATACAACAGGCGGCGAACCGCGTGCCGCATACTGGCGTTCATGGGAACACGCGACACCATCAGGAACTGGGCAAAGCGCATCAAACGCGATGGCGTGACGCTTTGGTTTGCCGGCAAACACCCTGCCACGCCCTGGTATGCCAAGGCCCTCGGGCTTGTTGTCGTGGCCTATGCGCTCAGCCCCATCGACCTGATCCCGGATTTCATCCCTGTGCTGGGTTATGTGGACGACGTACTGCTGCTTCCCGGGCTCATCTGGCTGGCCGTCAGGATGTTACCGGCCGAGGTTCTCGCCGATTGCCGCGAGCAGGCGGATATCTGGATAGCGACGAAGGGGGTGAGTCCGCGCAGCCGGGCCGGTGCGGCCCTCGTCGTCGTGCTCTGGATAGGCGCCGGCGCCGCCCTCTGGATCTGGCTCGTTCAGCCGCGGCTGTAATGAGGCCAAAAAAATGCCGGAGCAAGCCCGGCATTTTTGATAAGAGGTGATGAGCGCGCAGGGCGTCAGGCGATCAGGCGCTGAAGAACCCCTTGAGCTTGTCGGCCCAGCCTTCTTCCGTCGGCGAATGTTTGGCGCCGCCTTTTTTCAGCGACTCATCCAGCTCCTTGAGCAGCTTGCGCTGGTGCTCGGTGAGCTTGACCGGTGTTTCCACCGTGATGTGGCAATACAGATCGCCCGGGTAGCTCGAACGCACACCCTTGATGCCCTTGCCGCGCAGCCTGAACTGCTTGGAGGCCTGGGTGCCTTCGGGGATGTCGATCGCGGCCTTGCCGGCGAGTGTCGGCACTTCAATCTCGCCGCCCAGTGCCGCGGTGGTGAAGCTGATGGGCACCGCGCAATGCAGGTCGTCGCCGTCGCGCTCGAAGATGTCGTGCTTCTTCAGGCGGATCTCGATGTACAGGTCACCGGGTGGGCCGCCGTTGGTGCCCGGCTCGCCGTTGCCGGTCGAGCGGATGCGCATGCCGTCGTCGATGCCCGCGGGGATTTTGACTTCCAGCGTCTTGTTGTTCTTGGTCTTGCCCACGCCGTGGCAGGTGATGCACGGCTCGGGAATCAGCTTGCCCGTGCCTTTGCACTGCGGGCAGGTTTGCTGCACGCTGAAGAAACCCTGGCGCATCTGCACCACGCCGTGGCCGTGGCAGGTGGTGCAGGTCACCACCTTGGTGCCGGGCTTGGCGCCGCTGCCGTGGCAGGTGTTGCAGTCGTCCCAGCTAGGGATGCGGATTTGCGCTTCCTTGCCGTTGGCGGCTTCTTCTAGCGTGATTTCCATGGCGTAGCTCAGGTCGCCGCCGCGGTACACCTGCCGGCCGCCGCCGCGCTGCGCACCGCCGCGCTGGCCGCCGAACACGTCGCCGAAGATGTCGCCGAAGGCTTCGGCAAAACCGCCAAAGCCTTCTGCGCCCGGGCCGCCGCGCATGTTCGGGTCAACACCCGCGTGGCCGTACTGGTCGTAGGCCGCGCGTTTGTCGCTGTCAGAAAGCATCTCGTAGGCCTCTTTGGCCTCCTTGAATTTTTCTTCGGCAACCTTGGACGCATCCCCCTGGTTGCGGTCGGGGTGGTGCTTCATCGCGAGTTTGCGATACGCCTTTTTGATGTCTTCATCACTGGCGTTTTTGGGAACGCCCAGTGTGTCGTAGTAGTCTTTTTTGGTGGCCATGGCGGTCAGTCAGGTCAGTCAGAAATCGTTGTTGTGAAGGGCACACGGGTGGCAAACGCAAAAGCGGAAAGCCGGAATTGCTCCCGGTTTCCGCCTTTGCCTTCTGCCTGTGCCGTCTGCTTTTGCATGCAGTTATCGCGCCAATGCAGGGGTGCTTTGTGAAAAGCGCTTAGCCCTTTTTGACTTCCTTGACTTCGGCGTCCACGACATTGTCGTCGGCGGCCGGCTTGGCTTCAGCCTGTGCGGCGCCCGCTGCACCTGCATCACCGGCTGCTGCCTGCGATGCCTGCATGTCGGCGTACATTTTTTCGCCCAGCTTCTGGCTGGCTTCCATCAGGGCCGTGTTCTTGGCGTCGATGGCGGCCTTGTCGTCACCGGTGAGGGCTTCTTCCATGTCCTTGATGGCGGCTTCGATCTTTTCCTTCTCGCCGGCTTCGAGCTTGTCGCCGTATTCGCCCAGCGATTTCTTCACGCTGTGCACCATGGCTTCAGCGTTGTTCTTGGCGGTGACGAACTCGACCTTCTTCTTGTCTTCTTCGGCGTTCAGCTCGGCGTCTTTCACCATCTGCTGGATTTCAGCTTCGGACAAACCGGAGTTGGCCTTGATGGTGATCTTGTTTTCCTTGCCGGTGCCCTTGTCTTTGGCGCCGACGTGCAGGATGCCGTTGGCGTCGATGTCGAAGGAGACTTCAATTTGCGGCGTCCCGCGTGCTGCAGGCGGAATGCCTTCGAGGTTGAACTCGCCCAGCGCCTTGTTGCCCGAGGCGATTTCGCGCTCGCCCTGGAACACCTTGATCGTCACGGCCGGCTGGTTGTCTTCAGCGGTGGAGAAGGTCTGTGCGAACTTGGTCGGGATGGTCGTGTTCTTCTTGATCATCTTGGTCATCACGCCGCCCATGGTTTCGATACCGAGGGACAGCGGGGTGACGTCGAGCAGCAGCACGTCGGTGCGGTCGCCGGAGAGCACCTGGCCTTGAATCGCGGCGCCGACGGCCACGGCTTCATCGGGGTTCACGTCCTTGCGGGGTTCCTTGCCGAAGAGCTCCTTGACCTTCTCTTGCACCTTGGGCATGCGGGTCTGGCCGCCGACCAGGATCACGTCATGGATGTCGGCGGCGGTGACGCCGGCGTCTTTCATGGCGATGCGGCAAGGCGCAATCGTGCGCTCGATCAGTTCGTCGACCAGGCTTTCGAGCTTGGCGCGGGTCAGCTTGACCAGCAAGTGCTTGGGGCCGGTGGCCGGGTCGTGTGCGATGTAGGGAATGTTGACTTCGGTGGCCGGGCTGTTGGACAGCTCGATCTTGGCCTTTTCAGCCGAGTCTTTCAGGCGCTGCAGGGCCACCACGTCTTTGGACAGGTCGATGCCGCTGTCCTTCTTGAACTCGGCCACGATGTAGTCGATGACGCGCTGGTCGAAGTCTTCGCCGCCCAGGAAGGTGTCGCCGTTGGTGGAGAGCACTTCGAACTGCTTTTCGCCGTCGACATCGGCGATCTCGATGATGGAGATGTCGAAGGTGCCGCCGCCCAGGTCATACACGGCGATCTTGCGGTCGCCCTTTTCCTGCTTGTCCAGGCCGAAGGCGAGAGCCGCTGCGGTGGGTTCGTTGATGATGCGCTTGACTTCAAGGCCGGCGATGCGGCCGGCGTCTTTGGTCGCCTGACGCTGTGCGTCATTGAAGTACGCAGGCACGGTGATCACGGCTTCGGTGACCGGCTCGCCGAGGTAGTCTTCGGCGGTTTTTTTCATCTTGCGCAGGATGTCCGCGCTGACTTGCTGGGCCGACAGCTTCTTGCCGCGCACTTCCACCCAGGCGTCGCCGTTGTCGGCGGCCACGATGGCGTAGGGCATCAGCGCGATGTCCTTCTGGACTTCTTTTTCAGTGAACTTGCGGCCGATCAAACGCTTGACGGCGTACAGGGTGTTCTTGGGGTTGGTCACGGCC harbors:
- a CDS encoding S-(hydroxymethyl)glutathione dehydrogenase/class III alcohol dehydrogenase, with product MKTKAAVAWKSGQPLTIETVDLQGPKFGEVLVEIKATGICHTDYYTLSGADPEGIFPAILGHEGAGIVVDVGPGVTTLKKGDHVIPLYTPECRQCKFCLSRKTNLCQLIRGTQGKGLMPDATSRFSLDGKPIFHYMGTSTFSNYTVAPEISLAKIREDAPFDKVCYIGCGVTTGIGAVLFTAKVEAGASVVVFGLGGIGLNVIQGAKMVGADKIIGVDINPARQEMARKFGMTHFINPKETENVVDAIVQLTDGGADYSFECIGNTKVMRQALECTHKGWGRSIIIGVAEAGAEISTRPFQLVTGRKWEGSAFGGARGRTDVPKIVDWYMEGKINIDDLITHTMPLEDINKGFDLMKSGESIRGVVLY
- the fghA gene encoding S-formylglutathione hydrolase; amino-acid sequence: MATTLELLGEHGCFGGVQRFYQHDSREVGLPMKFSVFLPPQAVAGEKVPALMYLAGLTCNEETFMIKAGAQRLAAELGLALIAPDTSPRGAKIPGETDSWDFGRGAGFYLDATQAPWSQHYRMESYITAELLPLLTGALPMDAARIGIFGHSMGGHGALTLALRHPDLFNSVSAFAPICAPSQCPWGRKAFTGYLGSDESNWVEHDATALMNLMPAAPYPGGIRIDQGLDDKFLAEQLYPERFEAACAKAGQPLTLHRHAGYDHGYYFIATFMDEHLRHHARQLGLPVPG
- the dnaJ gene encoding molecular chaperone DnaJ; the encoded protein is MATKKDYYDTLGVPKNASDEDIKKAYRKLAMKHHPDRNQGDASKVAEEKFKEAKEAYEMLSDSDKRAAYDQYGHAGVDPNMRGGPGAEGFGGFAEAFGDIFGDVFGGQRGGAQRGGGRQVYRGGDLSYAMEITLEEAANGKEAQIRIPSWDDCNTCHGSGAKPGTKVVTCTTCHGHGVVQMRQGFFSVQQTCPQCKGTGKLIPEPCITCHGVGKTKNNKTLEVKIPAGIDDGMRIRSTGNGEPGTNGGPPGDLYIEIRLKKHDIFERDGDDLHCAVPISFTTAALGGEIEVPTLAGKAAIDIPEGTQASKQFRLRGKGIKGVRSSYPGDLYCHITVETPVKLTEHQRKLLKELDESLKKGGAKHSPTEEGWADKLKGFFSA
- a CDS encoding YkvA family protein translates to MGTRDTIRNWAKRIKRDGVTLWFAGKHPATPWYAKALGLVVVAYALSPIDLIPDFIPVLGYVDDVLLLPGLIWLAVRMLPAEVLADCREQADIWIATKGVSPRSRAGAALVVVLWIGAGAALWIWLVQPRL
- a CDS encoding glycerophosphodiester phosphodiesterase, with the protein product MKQGSLLALVCSSVVLAACSSSGTTSQAGLSTLDGKAPLVIAHRGASGYVPEETMEAYVRAIELGADVIEMDLVVTKDGVLVTRHDPNLAISTDVAKRPEFASRKKTIQVDGETQTGWFSNDFTLAEIRTLGAISTDAERPQQFNGQYRIPTFQEVVDMAKAQSAKTGRTIAIYPETKNPTYFRELGLPMEDKLIAIINAAGWNSKTAPIYVQSFEPGSLKYMKSKGLNTKLIQLIDGDGIDPKTGRVTFAVPSDRPYDWTKAGDKRFFDALTTPAGLAEIKTYADGVGPWKRYIISTTGTIGADGKQVDINRDGKLNDADSTSTAVTSFVADAHKAGLFVHPFTFRDERRRLAADYQGDPKAEYLAFYRAGVDGVFTDFTDTAIAARAQYLKEIGR